Proteins from a single region of Parasedimentitalea psychrophila:
- the phnC gene encoding phosphonate ABC transporter ATP-binding protein: protein MLRLDKLTKIYKTGDKALNAVDLEVPKGQVLALIGPSGAGKSTLIRCINRLVEPTSGTVRLGDVELTGLGLGGLRKERRRMGMIFQEYALVERLTVMENVLSGRLGYVGFWRSFLRKFPQSDVDEAFRLLDRVGLVDMADKRADELSGGQRQRVGICRALIQNPSVLLVDEPTASLDPKTSRQIMRLIVELCEERELAAIVNIHDVALAQMFVSRIVGLKLGTMVFDGSPTDLTEEVLTRIYGDEDWSETIQNVDEDEDEEVDAAQ from the coding sequence ATGCTGCGTCTAGATAAACTAACTAAAATCTACAAAACCGGTGACAAGGCGTTGAATGCCGTCGATCTGGAAGTGCCCAAGGGCCAGGTGCTGGCACTGATTGGCCCATCCGGGGCCGGAAAATCGACCCTGATCCGCTGTATCAACCGATTGGTCGAACCGACCTCGGGCACGGTGCGGCTGGGCGATGTCGAACTCACCGGGCTGGGGCTTGGCGGATTGCGCAAGGAACGCCGCCGCATGGGGATGATCTTTCAGGAATACGCGCTGGTTGAACGGCTGACAGTGATGGAAAACGTACTGTCCGGCCGACTGGGCTATGTCGGGTTCTGGCGCAGTTTCCTGCGCAAATTTCCGCAAAGCGATGTGGACGAGGCCTTTCGTCTGCTGGACCGGGTTGGACTGGTCGACATGGCCGACAAGCGGGCTGATGAGCTGTCAGGCGGCCAGCGCCAGCGGGTTGGCATCTGCCGCGCGCTGATCCAAAATCCCTCGGTGCTGCTGGTGGATGAACCCACGGCCTCGCTGGATCCAAAAACCTCGCGCCAGATCATGCGGTTGATTGTCGAGCTTTGCGAGGAACGTGAATTGGCGGCCATTGTGAACATTCACGACGTGGCGCTGGCGCAGATGTTCGTGTCGCGGATTGTGGGGCTGAAGCTGGGCACCATGGTGTTTGATGGGTCGCCAACAGATCTGACCGAAGAAGTGCTGACGCGGATTTATGGCGACGAAGACTGGTCCGAGACCATTCAGAACGTCGACGAAGATGAAGATGAAGAAGTGGATGCCGCACAATGA